TGCCTTGTTCTTGCCACACTGTGGTATTGTTGATCACACAATCAGATAAAGAACATCCAAAAGACTGATGGTAGTTTCCAGTTGAGACTTCTATGTAACTTCAaggaagtgaaaataaaaagatcTAGAGGTGACTGATCTTTGTCTCTTCACTAGCTGCATTACACAGAACATGTTGCATTTATATCTCCAGGGTTACCTTTCTTTAATTCTGTTGAATGTCGCATCAGGATTTGGAGGTAAGCAGTTCTGCAGATAATGTCTGGATCTGATtgcataaaaataaatgctttttaaatatgtttaatacATTTGTAATTAAATAAGTAAAGGTTTATTCAGCGTATATCATCTTGGCTCCAAAAATTATTTAACAACAAATGCAATTTAATTATATGCCATGAATCTAAAAATATGCATACTGCTAATCTGATATTGCATATTTTGGTGCAGACTTTCTAACCAGCAAAAATGAGGTACTTGCTTCCTTGAATGCGATGCATGTATTTGTACATTTAGACTCATTATTTAACTTTTGGCTTAACAGATACTGAGACCATCTTAGCTGTTCAAGAAGAAGATGTAGCTCTCACTTGTTTCAGTCTAAATGACAAGGATCCAAACAGCTGCTACAGATACAGCGTGACATCGTTTGTTACAGATCAAGGGAAGGTTATTTTTAAATGGCCTACAGCGAGCAAAGACGTGAATAAGCGTGTAAAATGGGTAGCTGATGGAAATGGACAAAAGTGCTTAACTCTGACAAAACCTCAAAAATCTGATCAAGGACTGTACACTTGTGAAACGTGGAAAGGATGGGACCGTGTTGCGGCCAAAAACATATCTTTGAAAATAAAAGGTAAAACTTTTTActtctttactttactttactttacaaGCAAATATCTTGCTGGTGTGTCACATGATTTGTTATGATCTTGCAGACTGCAAAGTCCTTGAACCTGTGAAGGCAGCACCCAGCATGCCTGCCAAGTTAAACTGCCCAGTAAACATGACAACTGGACAACAAGAACCTCAAAACATCTCCTGGGCAATCCAGAAAGGAAACATGCGTGAATCACTCAACCCCAGCAAAGCCAAAACTAATGGTACATCTCTGACTTTCCAGTCTGTGAACACCAGCGACAGTGGCTGGTATACATGCAGTTACATGCTTGGTAAAACTCAGCGCTGCTTTGACACCAATCTACAAGTACAAGgtcagtgatttttttcttttacatatcAAAAGCAATGatcaaacatacacacaaataaTATGTAAGATTCCTGTTTCTTCAACAAAGCTTTGGTGACCACAACGGTTCCGGTTATTCCAACAAAAACTCCGAGTCTGCCAGGTCTGTTTGCCTTTGCTGTCTTGCACATTcattaaatcatatttatgaTTATATGTTCACTATATTGTTGCTTTAACTTTCTCCTTGTCCGCTTTAGCACCAAAAGCCAATGATATATCTCTGTCACAAAGGAAGGAGGAGAGCAATGATGCTTTAATTGCAGTTGTGGTCTGTGTCATTTTGGGGATGATCATAATTGCTGCTGTGATTGGATTCGTTGTGTACCGTAGATGGAAAACCCAGAGAATCACACAGTTACACCAGAGGCGCTTTAACGGTTTGATCTGACTTTCAACTCTTTCATTTTTATCATACTATCATACAATCATACTAACTTAATGTAGCATTGAGATGTTTAAATAgttctgtgttttcttgttaTTCAGGTAATTGTATGTCTGCATATGAGATTGTTGGACCTTTGACGAGTGAGTGCCAAACTCTCTTCTCACTACGCTTTTTAGCCTCTTTGATGCCTTTCTGTTCAACAGTTGActagattttttctttttccacagaTACTCCAGGCCAGCGAATCAACAGTCTGTATCAAATGGCAGACGAAAGCTTAGCTACCTGTAAGTTGTATGAAGTTTTGCCTCCTTTATGAAATTGTTCAAATTAAAATGTTCAAATCTTATCAtgtcaacaaaaaacaacccaacaacaacaaaaaccaaaaaaaccccaaacatttttctctcctttgtTGCAGTCCAGTAACAACCATTTTCAAGTAAGGAAGAATATTCTCCTCTGCGGTTATCTCATCCTTGCAGTGTGGGTTGGATTTTCAAAAGTAGATAGGTTTGCATGCTTATAATGTAACCaatcatgtttatttttttctaatcttGCATGCATGTCTGTGCATTTCTGTTTCTTGGAATAgaaaaaattctgttttcaaACAGGTTTTGTAAAAAACATCTGTTGATGATTTTGAAGTTTGAGATAAAGACAAATAACAGCATGTGGTTTCAGTCTAGTTCACAGCTTGTAATAAATCATAAAAAGTGGTTGTTGCAGTGGCTGcttctctttttaaatgtagttgctgttgttgttcctCATTACGATCATCCTGAACGACCTCGTACACATGAGTCTGAGGAGAAGAGCACCAACATTAGTGAAATAGGGCATGTGAGCTTGACTCGGCCTGATCCTGTTTTTTGATATCTTACCATTTCAGTACTGGGCTGATCATTAGCTGCAGACCAAGAAGGAAAACATTGTGGTCATTGTGGAAATATTCAATCTCCATCAAAGCCTTAGAGTAATTCATGTTGTAGCTGTTGTTTGGTTGTAATTTCTGAAGCACATTCAGTACCTGGATCCTTGTTGCGCTTCCTCTTGTAAATGTAGAGCCCACCCGCCACTATCAGGATGACTAGAGGCAGGGCTACCCAGGCAGGTGTTTGCAGAGCTGGGGAAAGTAATAATTTTCCGATTAGTTTAGTCATAAATAGAGGGTGCATTCAGCAGAAAAGGCAACAGTACATAATTCATGCTTACGGTCAATGGCGCGCCACTTTTTTGATGCCACCAGAGCGCCCTCTCTGTGCACAGAGCATGTCATATCTCCGTATGATCGCACTGATGACTCTGGGAGAAATAACTTCTTTATCAGAGTATTATTGATATTCATTAATTCACTCTGCCAACCTTTGTGGGCACTTCCTGACCAACTTAATTCAAAGTCTTTTTCACATTCTGTGGCACAGGTAAGTGCACAGGTCAAGGTGAGATTCTCTCCTCTGAGCCCTGCAGGCATTGCAGTTACTGTAAACATGTAGAACATGAGAGATGAAACATCAGATATCGATATctatctctccatctctctctatctcacacatatatatatatatacatatatatatatatatatatacttgcaTCTAGAGAGCTTTAATACTTACCATCAAGGGTATGCAGCCTGAATTTATTGAGCACATCTTTTTTATCAGTGGAGTGTGAACACTGGTAGTCTCCAGCATGCAGTGAGCTCAGTCTGCTAATGACCAGAGAGGAATCTTGATTCACATGCGATGCTTTTATTTGGCCATTATCAGGTGAACTAGCATCTCTCAGCTGCTTTTCACGCAAAGTCCACTTCATATCAGGAGAGGAAGTGTTGCCACAAGTCAATAGTACTGACTCACCCACTGTGGCAAACACTTCCTCTAGTCCATCTGGGTGAAAGGGAGAACTGGTCACACTTTGTACATACTAACCAACATCTTTCATTTTGTGTATGGGCTGTGTAGCACCTTTTACTGTTGTCGTATAACTGATGGTGGCTTTAACAAGGTCATTCTGAGTTAGATGACATCTCCATTTTCTGTGGTGGTCTGTCAATTTTTTCTTAATGATCAGTTTAGAAAAGCAATTACGTGGATGTTTAATTGCAAATCTACTTCCATTTATTGGTGTATCATCCTCAGTGCTCCACTTGATATGGAGCTCTTTGTGGTTGAAACAGGGGTCAGCTCCTTTCTCTGTACTGAGGTAACAATGAAGCTCCATCTGTTTGTCATTTGCAGGAAGTGACCTTTCAGTAACTGGTGGATAAAAAAAGTGAGCATTGTGATatttttgtttactatttctctatgtaaaacaaaaaaacaaaaagaaggtgTGAAGCAAAAACACTTACTGCAAAGAATTCGAAGTGAAACACTTGACTTGAGGGTTCCACTCTTACATGTGTAAAGCCGTGCGTCGTTGAGCACCAGCTGAGTAATCTGCAGAGAGCAGTCTTTGAGCAGGCGATACCTGTGGCTGTTTGGAGCTGTTGGTTTTTCTCCATTTATAATCTCATCAGTTAGATCAAAATTTGCACTCATGTCCCAGCTGATAGAGGAGCAGGTTTTGATAGAAGGTATACCACATGGCAAAGTAACATTATCTCCTTCTACAGCGACCATCAGCAAAGGGTTCACTGaaggaaattacagaaaaatgcatttttttaaattaaaaagattttttaaaatttagatATATATGccacaaaatgaaaactgtaACACCTGTGTACGTGTGAGCAGTTCACAAAGGACTGATTGAATATCTGAGATCACAATTATTTTGTGAGTTTAGCTTTATTATGGTTATTTTGCTATGATACtatataaggtaaaaaaaaaaatcagtaaccACTGACTAATCATTTTTCTATGACACCAACAAGTTTTCTCTCATAACGGTGCCTCGTGGATTAGAAAACAATCAGAGAGGATGAAATCAAGCCATGTGCAAGAGGGCTCTACAGGTACCGTGTGTGAATATATTACatcatgtatatatatatatatatatatatatatatatatatatatatatatatatatatatatatatatatatatatatttataggtGTTATATATTTGTATAATTACCAGCCGGATGATGTCCACTTGCTGCCTGTGTGAGATAAAAAAGACAGAGTACCAACAGTGAAAGCGAGTCCATCTTGCCGTTTCCagattttctttgttattgCAAAATGCTCTTATAGCAGAAGTTTGCAAAACACTTTTGCAGGAAATGACACATGAAGATCACGTTTAGCTGAGGAAATTGACTCATAAGAGAAATTTAGATTTATGTAGTGATCGACTCCGTCATGTTTATTCAAACTTGTCACAATCACTTTAAGTGATTGACTGTTGTGATTTACCTttcaattaaattattttttaataataaagtcTACATTCCTTTTCATCACCAGGATGCTATTAATTGTGTGACAACCCGAACAGCAGATACTGCTGTAACCCAGTGCTGTGGAGAGACTGATGTGTGCAGTCTTAAGGTTTGTCCACCAGGTGGTGCTGTCAGATTCAACGAAACCTGCAAAAAAAGAAGGCTCTTTCACATTGTGGTGTCCGTAGATATATTAACAGCATTCATTTTTACGATTTTTTACTCCTCTCActttagtttttcattttggaAAAATATAATTACTTATATGATCATTGTTGTAATTTCCCTCCATTACTGGCGAACATTAATAAGCACCAACAGTGCAGTTATTCTGTGCATTGCcacagaagaaataaaaactttggtttggACATTTTATTCAGTGATGGTGGAACAAATAACTTTGATAATAAAGTGTAGTaatgaataagaataagaagaaaaaatataaatatgtgaaacataAATTTGTACACACATGACCAACGCAAACAACAAGTCAGCAATACACCCACTGCAGCTCAGGGATTAGTCACAGGTCTTGGACGTGCTACAACTTTATAGGACTTGATTTTAAGCACAACACTGGCAACTCCTCTCAGATCAGGCAGTGAGGTCTCGCTCTCAGGCAGGAGGAGCTGAAAATCTCTCAGCAAGTAGGCACTGAACAGAAAAAGCTCCATTTTGGCCACAGACTCTTCCAGGCAGAGCCGAGCCCCCCCCTCCAAAAGGGATCAGGTCACGGGTGGAGCCGCCTCcgcttcctcctccttctttcaGAAAGCGCTCTGAAAGAGAGAGTGTCAATACTTTATTTGAACTTTTCTGAGCCAAGTGAAATGAACACACCTCACCCAGCATTTGGGACAGTACCTGGTTTGAAGCTGTATGGGTCAGGCCAAACTTCAGGATCATGATGTGCTCCAAAAAGATTAGGAATGATGACTGTGTTCTTAGGGACGAAATAACCTGCAATGCTAAACATGAGCAGGAGTCATATATTTGTCTTAATGCCAACTAAAAACAGTGTTAACAAGCAACTTAACAACATCAGAAAAATGTGTACGTGTATGAATGTTCATTTAAATAGAAATATGCTATTTTTCCAGGTTTCGTGTGTGTGTAGTTTATATTCTTACGTTTTCTTATCTTTGCAAGTTTTCTTTCTgtacaaaaccaaaaaataagCAACTGATTATTTCCcggttgtttgtttatttttttgatttCTCCATAAGAACTCTCTGTTATTATTTTCCTCTCCCAACTTTAACAAGTGCAatgattcattttatttattgggCCAGTTTTGTGGCTTATGCAATGAAACCGGCAGTTATGGATCGCATAATAAGGTAAAGAACAACCAAAAGACTGGTGATAGTTTCAAGTGGAGACTTCTGTGTAACGTCAAGGAAATGAAAATAAGtggaagcaaaaataaaaaggcctgtGTGTGACTGATCTGTGTCTCTTTACTAGCTGTTCCATTTTATGCAAAACCCAGGGAATCACACAGTTACACTAGAGGCACCTTTTTGGTTTGATCTGACTTTCAACTCTTTCATTCTTATCATACTGTCATACAGCCATACTAACTTAATGTAGTATTGAGATGTTTAAATAgttctgtgttttcttgttaTTCAGGTAATTGTATGTCTGCATATGAGATTGTTGCACCTTTGACGAGTGAGTGCCAAACTCTCTTCTTACTACACTTTTTAGCCTCTTTGATGCCTTTCTGTTCAACAGTTGActagattttttcttttttcacagatACTTCAGGCCAGCGAATCAACAGTCTGTACCCGATGCCAGATGAAATCTTGGTTACTTGTTAGCGGTATCATGCCTTGTTTTCTCAATTGATTATGATTTTCAAATCTTAGCCTGttgcaaaaaataatttctctcTTTTACTGCAGTCCAATATTAGCCATTTTCAAGCTAAAGAAGAAGATTTTCCTCTGCGGTTATCTCATCTTTGCTGTGTAGTTTGACTGAGtgtgtaaaataaaattttaaaatgtataatctaaaaaCCATattattgaaataaaatgtgtttttcaaaaatGCTTACAATGTAATCATATatgttttaatttactttatgTCATGGCCCCTGTGCCTCCCCGGGCAGCCCAGTGTGGCCacaagtgtttgttgttttgctctctctgctctcctcGCCttgttctctgtctctctctttcctgcctgtctgcctgggcggagtTCAGATTGGGCTCCCGaccttggcccacgcacctgcagctgatctcCGGTGATTTGCAGTTGATCTCTGGCTCTTCTTAAGGCAGGGGCTCTGAGCTACTCGTCGCTGGAATATTGAGTAACTCTCGTTAGTATTGCCTGGCATCATTGCGATTCTGTTGTTCCCATGCTTGCCTTTGACTTACCCTCGTCTTTGTAAATAGGTTTACCTGAGTCAGCCCTTTTGTGACCTCTGGACCCCGTGAGTGAGAGTGAGCTGCTTGTGTGGAGATTGTTTGGACAAGGAGCGGAGCGAGTGCGAAGAAGTGTGTTTCCCCAGCCTGTTGATCCCCGGGACCCTGGTGTTTCCCCCCCTTCACATGTACATAGCGCACCAGTGTGATTAATAAAGAGTTGTTGAACCGTGCTTTCTcagtctgcgcctgagtccgttCCACCGCCGTGACACTTTAAAACATCTCGCATGCATGTCTGTAGCATGGCAAAGGAGGAGCTGATTTACTGTGCATTTCTGTTTCTTGGaatagaaaaaaatctgttttcaaaCAGGTTTTGTGAACCACGTCTGTTTAGTATTTTGAAGTTTGAGATAAAGACAAAGAACAGCATGTGGTTTCAGTCTAGTTCACAGCTTGTAATAAATCATAAAAAGTGGTTGTTGCAGTGGCTGcttctctttttaaatgtagttgctgttgttgttcctCATTACGATCATCCTGAACGACCTCGTACACATGAGTCTGAGGAGAAGAGCACCAACATTAGTGAAATAGGGCATGTGAGCTTGACTCGGCCTGATCCTGTTTTTTGATATCTTAGCATTTCAGTACTGGGCTGATCATTAGCTGCAGACCAAGAAGGAAAACATTGTGGTCATTGTGGAAATATTCAACCTCCAGATCcagaataaatcagatttattCCCCAGATCCTTGTTGCGCTTCCTCTTGGTGTAAATGTAGAACCCTCCCACCACTATCAGAATGATTAGTAGGATACTAACAGGCCTGTGTTTGCAGAGCTGGGGAAAGTAATCATTTTCATCAGTTGATTCAAGAACAGGGGTTACAACCGTATATTAATTTGTGCTTAAGGTTAGCAGTGCATCACTTCTTTGATGTCATCGAAGCACCTTCTGTCTGTGGTGGCTTTCATACATATTTCAGGATGACAGCGGGTTCCTTTAAACTCAGTTCAGTTGATTGAGCTGGAGCTATGTTTAGCTATGTGTCTGAGGTATTTGTAGTTTCAGTACCGTTTTTGAGCTATGAGTGCACTTGTTGCCAAATGCAGtagtctgattggtcagatctggggacagtttaccctgcccagGATAAAGGGCTACCCTCGTGTAGGCCCACAACCCAGAAGGTGACGTAGAGTCAGGTGGAGTGTGTGCTGGGTGGCATTCAAGAAGAGAGACCCTGGCAGTCCAATCCCTAGCTATCGAAGTTGGCTgttataaattataaaaaaatatattaaaaaaaaaaggagaaagctTTTCATTAACTTCTCATTTTTTAACTTTCCCGTTACACCACAAACCCATTCAGTTGCACGAAATGACACAGGAACCTGACTTTTGGCTCATGAGAATGAATCATAAGAgatgagttatttttacttgtAAGAGTTATTTATGTTGACTCTGCTACAGTCACTTTAATTCTCGTGACTGCTGTGTGTTTTACATGTGGGTTATTATTTAGTTTCAAATAACAACTTTTACATTCCTTTTCATCATGAGTAGGCTATTAATGATGGAAACCCAAACAGCAGATACGCCTGTAACCCAGCGCTGAGGAGAAACTGGACTTATCCCACACATTTTAAGAGTCAGTGGAGTTTTCTATGTGTTATGTAGTGTATGGGAATGTCCAGGTCCCTGCGAGACTGAATGACAATAGTGGGCGTATTAGTGGAAGGTGCTTAGGTAACAAAAGGCCGTGCACCAGGTGTGGGGTAGGTCTTTGTCTTGCCCATTGAACAGTGTAGTAAATGTACTACTCGGTAAATTACTCACTATAGCTGATTAAATGATGAGCTTGTGTCTGCACTTGAATGGGACATTTCtgactgcagtgtttgttttaatttcgcAAGAGTGGTCACCTcttgtcagggttacaattgccacagaagaaataaaaactttggtttggACATTTTATTCAGTGCTGGTGGAACAAATAACTTTGATAATAAAGTGTGGGaatgaataagaataagaagagaaaatataaatatgtgaaacataAATTTGTACACACATGACCAACGCAAACAACAAGTCAGCAATACACCCACTGCAGCTCAGGGATTAGTCACAGGTCTTGGACGTGCTACAACTTTATAGGACTTGATTTTAAGCACAACACTGGCAACTCCTCTCAGATCAGGCAGTGAGGTCTCGCTCTCAGGCAGGAGGAGCTGAAAATCTCTCAGCAAGTAGGCACTGAACAGAAAAAGCTCCATTTTGGCCACAGCCTCTCCCAGGCAGAGCCGAGCCCCCCCTCCAAAAGGGATCAGGTCACGGGTGGAGCCGCCTCcgcttcctcctccttctttcaGAAAGCGCTCTGAAAGAGAGAGTGTCAATACTTTATTTGAACTTTTCTGAGCCAAGTGAAATGAACACACCTCACCCAGCATTTGGGACAGTACCTGGTTTGAAGCTGTATGGGTCAGGCCAAACTTCAGGATCATGATGTGCTCCAAAAAGATTAGGAATGATGACTGTGTTCTTAGGGATGAAATAACCTGCAATGCTAAACATGAGCAGGAGTCATATATTTGTCTTAATGCCAAGTATCAAGCAACACACATACATAACAGGACAACTGCATGTGTGTATgcctgtttggtttttttgttgttgttttctcagGTTTCAGGTATACCTGTGTCATTTAAATAATGTCTCCACATCTTCTTTctgcacaataaaataaataaacaatgctGGTGCttgttattttaataaattacatttttctcaAGGTAATCCGAGTGGATGTCTCTTCATAAGTCTGATCTCGGAGGAAGAGCGGTGCCAAACTTTGCAATTCCTCATACTTCCAGCATCACATTCCAGCATACTTCATTAATTAAAACCACTCCCTTTGGAGAAATGTGAGACTGTGGGAGATCTGGAGACCTCAGTCAGGCTGTACTAGCGCATGTAtctcacacataaacacacacacacacacacacacacacacacacacacacacacacacacacacacacacacacaaagacagtcatgttttcatatctttgtggagacatctaattgacataatgctttccctagccgcttaccctaaccctaactatcaaaaatgaatgcctgaCACTAAAATCACATTTTGATCCTcaaaaaatgccttcaaactcgtgGGGACATGGATTttgtccccacaagtatagaaaacttccaatttttggtccctACAAAGGAATGTAAACAtggtacacacacagacacacagacacagacacacagacacagacacacacacacacacacacacacacacacacacacacacacacacacacacacacacacacaaaggtacTTAGTTAGTAGTGCTTATTGTGTGTTGTGTACTTCCTGCTATTTATTATGTCCAAGCTGACCTGCTGTCTCTGATGGCTCTGTGTGGTACTGCCAAAGGGGCAACTGGCCTGAGTCTGAGCACCTCGCTGATCAGAGAGCAGAGGACAGGAAGTCTGTGTCTGTCGCTGTATTTAGGATATCGGCCCTCCAATACTGTGCACAGCTCCTCATATACCCTCTCCTGCACCTGTAGATTAAATTAGAAAGGatgcataaaaaaacaaaaacatgttttttgtttttaacttttttttttggtaaaaatTCCCAGTGCCTCTGGTCTGTGCAGGAGGAAGGCCACCATCCAGTCTAGCCAGGCCGCAGCAGTCTCTGTTCCCCCGATAAGAAGGTCCACTGTTGCCATGTGAACATGAATATCTGTTAGTAGCTGGGAACATGAAGACATGTAATTTAGTACTTTTAGAGTATTGCATGCTTCCACTTCTAATTGTGGTCATGAACTAAGTTTGTTCTATCATCATAGTCTGTAAAATTATTGGGACTTCAGGTGATTTATTAAGGAAAGCAGCCCACCATCTCTCCTGGTATTCACTGTATGTACGCACCGCTTTGTCTCCTGTGTTCTGATTGTCAAGTCCCTGGAGGAGGGATCCTGTGATGACATCCTGATTTTTTTCGTCCTGTGACTGCCCAAACAAATAgcaaaagtagattaaaagacagttcttttggatttttcaacttgtgtgattttgtgtttggTTTCACAAAATCACATCAAGTATTTTTCTTTGCCTTATGATCTGAATGATTTAAATTCACGAGAGCCCTATTTTCTTATCATCTCACATCACTAACCTTGTAATTGTTGAGAAGTCTTCTTATGATTTCGTCTCTCCTGACCACCTCTTTCAGAAGACGGGCAAAAACAGGATTGGGTAATTTCTTTGAGAGAACAGATGACATGAAATTATTTTCACAAcatggtactggttttattttttttgatcGATAGTCTAAATGTTGAATATTTACTCTAAGCAGTGGGAAAGAGTCCAGGGCTGATATCCAAGAGGAGCCCCACAGAGCAACAATCTCATTGAGACAGCTGTGCAACTCCTGCAGCTCCGATGAGCTCTTATCATactacaaaacacaaagaaatgagacaCACTGTCCAAAAACAGAGGGAACAAGATTTTGTCGTGCTTATCCTCAAGAGTTTCACTTCTTGATCAACAGAACATTATGAGTGTACCTTTTCTAAGAAGGGCGACATGAACAGCACCTTTTACAGTTCACAGTGTAAACAAACCAGAATAAACCATGACTGCACACTGATGaacatttcagtatttatttagtAGTGTTTAGAGGTACAAACAGAACTAGGGGAAAAAGAATACTCACTTCTATTCCGAAAGCCAGAGTGGTGATGACATTACTGGCCGCCACAGTAAAATCCTCTGACAGATCTACAGCACGGCCTTTATAGCCCATCAAAACCTAAACAGTGAACAAACCCATGCTTTATCCTGAGCATTTGGTATACTAAATCTTCCTTCTaaaattttcttttccagtttttttaaCTGTACCTTTAACAGATGCAGCGCCTGCCTCTCAAtgacatcatgcaaagacttTTTGCAGCAACGCTGCAGAGAACTATGGACAAGGCGACGTTGTGCCCTCCACTTTTCAGTATAGTCACCTAAAGATATGTTGCAACCTCCCCCAGACACAATATTACCTGAAAGAAATGAGTTAAGGTCATGATATCATATGACAACTACGCAGCCCAGTACACCGAACTGAACTCTTTACCTGTGTATGAGATCGGTCTCCCAGCAAAGTCAGACCATTTCTTCACCAGTGCTTCTCTTATGACTTCGCTGGTGTTCAGCACTACCATAGCTGAAGCAACATGATTATAAGTGCAGTGTTTTGGTGTTATGCAATCTGAACTTTACTAAAAATGTCAATATTTATCAATTAATGGATCATTACTTGTTGTTCCGCATTTAAGGCGATAAATGCTTCCATAGCGCTGTGCCAAATTGGTGAGGTGAATTGGTAGATGATCGTTTTTCAGCTCCATCATATTACCAATTAGAAAGTAGCTGGTAGGGCCTGGGAGGGaaagagatgaggagcagggaAGAAACTGGTCCAGAAATCTAGAATCATCTCCAATACAGAATTAGAAAAGACAAAGTAAAATGGACAGGTGCAAAAAATATAGAATAACAACCAGTTTCAGTTTTGTAGGTCTccatatttttaatttcattatttattacaacCATCAAGACC
This sequence is a window from Oreochromis aureus strain Israel breed Guangdong linkage group 11, ZZ_aureus, whole genome shotgun sequence. Protein-coding genes within it:
- the LOC116319785 gene encoding uncharacterized protein LOC116319785: MLHLYLQGYLSLILLNVASGFGDTETILAVQEEDVALTCFSLNDKDPNSCYRYSVTSFVTDQGKVIFKWPTASKDVNKRVKWVADGNGQKCLTLTKPQKSDQGLYTCETWKGWDRVAAKNISLKIKDCKVLEPVKAAPSMPAKLNCPVNMTTGQQEPQNISWAIQKGNMRESLNPSKAKTNGTSLTFQSVNTSDSGWYTCSYMLGKTQRCFDTNLQVQALVTTTVPVIPTKTPSLPAPKANDISLSQRKEESNDALIAVVVCVILGMIIIAAVIGFVVYRRWKTQRITQLHQRRFNGNCMSAYEIVGPLTNTPGQRINSLYQMADESLATFQ
- the LOC116319806 gene encoding uncharacterized protein LOC116319806, encoding MDSLSLLVLCLFYLTQAASGHHPAVNPLLMVAVEGDNVTLPCGIPSIKTCSSISWDMSANFDLTDEIINGEKPTAPNSHRYRLLKDCSLQITQLVLNDARLYTCKSGTLKSSVSLRILCITERSLPANDKQMELHCYLSTEKGADPCFNHKELHIKWSTEDDTPINGSRFAIKHPRNCFSKLIIKKKLTDHHRKWRCHLTQNDLVKATISYTTTVKDGLEEVFATVGESVLLTCGNTSSPDMKWTLREKQLRDASSPDNGQIKASHVNQDSSLVISRLSSLHAGDYQCSHSTDKKDVLNKFRLHTLDVTAMPAGLRGENLTLTCALTCATECEKDFELSWSGSAHKGWQSELMNINNTLIKKLFLPESSVRSYGDMTCSVHREGALVASKKWRAIDPLQTPAWVALPLVILIVAGGLYIYKRKRNKDPANDQPSTEMTHVYEVVQDDRNEEQQQQLHLKREAATATTTFYDLLQAVN